GAAGGTGGAGGTGTATCCCTTCCAGAACTTCCCTGTAAGAGAGTGAGGAGAGGAAGTTCACGTCTATTATCGTTTTCGTTCCCAGTTTGTCGTCGTAGAAGATAATGTCGTAAGCACCTTCTAGTTCGTTGTACTTGGTATCCACCCTGTAATCGCCAAGTTCCTCTTCCATGAGGTGAGTTATTTCCTTAACCCTTGCGGGATTTCTAAGGTCCTCTTCCCTTACCCTGTGTGTGAGTAAAAAGTTCACAAGGTTTTCTCCCTTGGACTTTACAAGCGCCCTGTAAGCGTCCTCGTAGTCCTTCAGGTCTATAAGGAGTCTTACGAGCTCCTCACCCTTGAACTCTTTTTCCCTTGCGTCTACAAGTCTTCCCTTTTCCCTTATCTCGTTTAAGAGAAAGTGTTCAAACTCCTTGTCGTCTTTTATGTAAATCTCCTTTTTGCCTTTTTTAACTCTGTAAAGAGGCGGTTCGGCTATGTAAACGTAGCCCTCTTCCACGAGTTTGGGCATAAACCTGTAGAAGAAGGTGAGAAGTAGCGTCCTTATGTGCGAGCCGTCCACATCCGCGTCCGTCATGAGTATTATCTTGTGATAGCGGAGTTTTTTTAGGTCCAGGTCCTCACCTATACCGCAACCCAGAGCACTCACTATGGCCTTTATCTCGTCGTTTGAGAGAACCTTGTCTATTCTTGCCTTCTCAACGTTTATGATTTTTCCCCTTAAAGGAAGTATAGCCTGATACCTTCTGTCCCTCGCCTGCTTCGCGGAACCTCCTGCAGAGTCTCCCTCCACGAGGAATATCTCACACTTGGAAGGGTCCGTTTCCGAACAGTCTGCGAGCTTTCCGGGGAGAACTCCCTCCTCAAGGGGGGACTTTCTTCTAACGAGTTCCTTAGCTTTTTTTGCCGCTTCCCTTGCTAGTGCCGCCTCTATCGCCTTTTCAACTATAGCCTTCAGAACGTCCCTCTTCTTTTCAAAGTAAGAAGTTAAGAAATCGTACGTGATGCTTTCCACTATTTGCTTTACGTTCTGGTTTCCGAGTTTTGTCTTAGTCTGTCCTTCAAACTGTGGATTTGGGACCTTGCAAGCAACTACCGCGGTGAGCCCTTCCCTTACGTCTTCACCCGTAAAGCTTTTTTTCAGTTCTTTTGCGAGTTTAAGTCCCTGAGCCATTCTTATTACAGCTTTGCTGAGCCCGCTCCTGAAGCCCGTTACGTGAGTTCCACCTTCCACTGTCTTTATGTTGTTCACAAAGCTCTCTATCCTCTCCTTGTAGTCTTTCACGTACTGGAAGGCTATGTCAACGATAACTCCTTCCTTTTCTCCCTGTATCCTTATGATGTCTTTAAAAAGGGGCTCTTTTCCTTCGTTTAAGTACTTGACGAGTTCCTCTATTCCTCGGTCAAACTTGTAAATTAGATGCTTTCCGAGCCTTTCGTCTGTGAGTTCAAACTTAACCTCGGGGTTTAGGTAGGCGAG
The genomic region above belongs to Aquifex aeolicus VF5 and contains:
- the gyrB gene encoding DNA topoisomerase (ATP-hydrolyzing) subunit B, encoding MKKRQSQTPQEYTAEAIKAVSGLEHVRLRPAMYIGDIGERGLHHLIWEILDNAVDEAVAGYARNISVTIHRDNSVTVEDDGRGIPVDIHPETGKPAVEMVFTMLGAGGKFEKKVYTYSGGLHGVGASVVNALSEWLIVEVYRDGKIYRMAFKRGEVVEPLHVVGETKKRGTKVSFKPDPEIFETTEIKFDIVEKRVRELAYLNPEVKFELTDERLGKHLIYKFDRGIEELVKYLNEGKEPLFKDIIRIQGEKEGVIVDIAFQYVKDYKERIESFVNNIKTVEGGTHVTGFRSGLSKAVIRMAQGLKLAKELKKSFTGEDVREGLTAVVACKVPNPQFEGQTKTKLGNQNVKQIVESITYDFLTSYFEKKRDVLKAIVEKAIEAALAREAAKKAKELVRRKSPLEEGVLPGKLADCSETDPSKCEIFLVEGDSAGGSAKQARDRRYQAILPLRGKIINVEKARIDKVLSNDEIKAIVSALGCGIGEDLDLKKLRYHKIILMTDADVDGSHIRTLLLTFFYRFMPKLVEEGYVYIAEPPLYRVKKGKKEIYIKDDKEFEHFLLNEIREKGRLVDAREKEFKGEELVRLLIDLKDYEDAYRALVKSKGENLVNFLLTHRVREEDLRNPARVKEITHLMEEELGDYRVDTKYNELEGAYDIIFYDDKLGTKTIIDVNFLSSLSYREVLEGIHLHLPVQVFFENKKVEINSLGEIYDKFMDFARSGMEVQRYKGLGEMNPEQLWETTMNPKTRRLKKVKIEDAAEADRIFTILMGEQVEPRREFIEAYAKEVKHLDV